In a single window of the Bacillus clarus genome:
- a CDS encoding DMT family transporter: MVYWLLLLVTIIFEVAGTIAMKLSNGLTKFVPSVLIFVFYGICFSVFAIVVKKIHLSIAYAIWSGVGTLLITIISVYFFKEHISLFQAFCILFIVLGVIGLKVSSAS, translated from the coding sequence ATGGTATATTGGCTATTATTACTCGTAACGATTATTTTTGAAGTAGCTGGAACAATCGCAATGAAATTATCAAATGGTTTAACAAAGTTCGTTCCAAGTGTACTTATTTTCGTTTTTTATGGAATTTGTTTCAGTGTGTTTGCTATTGTTGTTAAAAAGATTCATTTAAGTATTGCCTACGCGATTTGGTCTGGTGTAGGGACATTGCTTATTACAATTATTAGTGTCTACTTTTTTAAAGAGCATATTAGCTTATTCCAAGCGTTTTGTATTCTCTTTATCGTTTTAGGTGTGATTGGACTGAAAGTGTCATCAGCATCATAA
- a CDS encoding aminopeptidase — protein MSFEQTLEKYAALAVNIGVNIQPEQTLSISAPLEAAPFVRLVTEKAYKAGAKHVYVDWNDETLTRLKFDLAPEEAFSEFPSWKAHAREELAKEGAAFMSIYAENPDLLKGVDAKKIATAHKVAGEAMKVYRDYVQADKVSWCVISVPTKEWAAKVFPDAAPEEQEAKLWDAIFQATRADLENPVEAWNEHNETLHKKVDYLNEKHYKALHYTGPGTDLTIELPEKHVWAGAGSLNEKNVPFMANIPTEEVFTMPLKTGVNGQVSSTKPLAFAGNIIDNFTLTFENGRIVDYKADVGEEALKHLVETDEGSHFLGEVALVPHDSPISNTNILFYNTLFDENASCHLAIGNAYAFNLDGGKTMTKEELAENGANASITHEDFMIGSADLDIDGITADGTHEPIFRKGNWAF, from the coding sequence ATGTCATTTGAACAAACATTAGAAAAATATGCTGCTCTTGCAGTCAATATCGGTGTTAATATTCAGCCAGAACAAACATTATCAATCAGCGCACCTCTTGAAGCTGCACCATTTGTACGCCTCGTTACAGAAAAAGCATATAAAGCTGGTGCAAAGCATGTATATGTTGATTGGAATGACGAAACGTTAACACGATTAAAATTCGATTTAGCTCCTGAAGAAGCATTCTCTGAATTTCCATCTTGGAAGGCACACGCTCGTGAAGAATTAGCAAAAGAAGGCGCTGCATTTATGTCCATCTATGCAGAGAACCCTGATTTATTAAAGGGTGTAGATGCAAAGAAAATTGCAACTGCTCATAAAGTAGCTGGAGAAGCAATGAAAGTATACCGTGATTATGTACAAGCAGATAAAGTAAGCTGGTGTGTAATTTCTGTTCCTACAAAAGAATGGGCTGCAAAAGTATTCCCTGACGCAGCACCAGAAGAACAAGAAGCAAAACTATGGGATGCGATTTTCCAAGCAACTCGTGCAGATTTAGAAAATCCAGTTGAAGCATGGAATGAACATAATGAAACATTACATAAAAAAGTAGATTACTTAAATGAAAAACATTATAAAGCTCTTCACTATACAGGTCCTGGAACAGATTTAACAATCGAACTTCCAGAAAAACATGTATGGGCTGGCGCTGGTAGCTTAAATGAAAAGAACGTACCATTTATGGCTAACATTCCGACAGAAGAAGTCTTTACGATGCCACTTAAAACAGGTGTAAACGGACAAGTATCTAGCACAAAGCCGTTAGCATTTGCTGGGAACATTATTGATAACTTCACGTTAACGTTTGAAAATGGTCGTATCGTTGACTATAAGGCGGATGTTGGTGAAGAAGCTTTAAAACATTTAGTCGAAACAGATGAAGGTTCGCACTTCTTAGGAGAAGTAGCGTTAGTACCTCATGATTCGCCAATTTCTAATACGAATATTTTATTCTACAATACACTATTTGACGAAAATGCATCTTGTCACCTTGCAATTGGAAATGCTTATGCATTTAACTTAGATGGCGGGAAAACAATGACAAAAGAAGAACTTGCTGAAAATGGTGCAAACGCTAGTATTACACACGAAGACTTTATGATTGGTTCAGCTGATCTTGATATTGACGGTATTACAGCTGATGGCACACATGAACCAATCTTCCGAAAAGGGAACTGGGCGTTTTAA
- a CDS encoding DUF4352 domain-containing protein: protein MLKKVSKIVLMGSIVLSLGACTEVKNNNTSKQEDIQNKVYKVGETVDVDGLQVTLDSVQLGYPDYSKDKKKDDILGIVFTVKNNSKKEIPFAFYEFEITDKKGTKFKEYKYDSFISKKIAPDEKIQDVMLFDVAKENTYIATYRPEFTHENRTIKFELKPTN, encoded by the coding sequence ATGCTAAAAAAAGTGAGTAAAATTGTTCTAATGGGTAGCATAGTTTTAAGCTTAGGCGCCTGTACGGAAGTGAAAAATAACAACACGAGTAAACAAGAAGACATTCAAAATAAAGTTTATAAAGTAGGAGAAACAGTAGACGTGGATGGATTGCAAGTAACTCTTGATTCAGTTCAATTAGGGTATCCAGATTACTCTAAAGATAAAAAGAAAGATGATATTTTAGGGATTGTTTTTACGGTGAAAAATAATAGTAAAAAGGAAATACCTTTTGCATTTTACGAATTTGAGATTACAGATAAGAAAGGTACAAAGTTTAAAGAATATAAATATGATAGCTTCATTAGTAAAAAGATAGCACCGGATGAAAAAATCCAAGATGTAATGTTGTTTGATGTGGCAAAAGAAAATACATACATTGCTACATATAGACCGGAATTTACGCATGAAAATAGGACGATAAAATTTGAATTGAAGCCAACCAATTAA
- a CDS encoding polysaccharide deacetylase family protein has protein sequence MRKYAAIALCTSAILAGCTTSNANQEPKKEKKVQEQVNKKEETVQTQGKISYAPITHESANTSIHITDIKDSLSEVQYKIWRTADGKESAKSFSSKEKEKQFTIPFNIKEFEGQRGEYQIEAIGTKKDGKNIPLTKSTIIFEQKVPVLMYHAIDDYHGQGIKDLFVSPANFEAQMKYLKENGFTLLTFERWNDINKVNKPIFVTFDDGMKNNMNAFRILQKLKDDTFKPAATEYMIVDNVDVEGALSTVEIKEMVDSGIFSVQSHTATHADLPKITNYAEELKGSKEKLEKITGKPVIAIAYPFGHVDDKVVAETKKYYQFATTTKPGQFITKGEPDELLKMKRVRIHNTTTVEQFASSIK, from the coding sequence ATGAGAAAATACGCAGCAATCGCTTTATGTACATCTGCCATTCTGGCAGGATGTACTACTAGTAATGCGAACCAAGAACCTAAAAAAGAGAAAAAGGTGCAAGAGCAAGTAAATAAAAAAGAAGAAACTGTACAAACACAAGGTAAAATTTCTTACGCTCCCATTACACACGAATCTGCAAACACATCCATCCATATAACAGATATAAAAGATTCTTTAAGTGAGGTACAGTATAAAATTTGGCGTACTGCTGACGGAAAAGAAAGTGCGAAATCTTTCTCCTCTAAAGAAAAAGAGAAACAATTTACAATTCCTTTTAATATAAAAGAATTTGAAGGACAACGTGGTGAATACCAAATTGAAGCAATAGGAACAAAAAAAGACGGAAAAAATATTCCACTCACAAAGTCCACCATTATATTCGAGCAAAAGGTACCTGTTCTTATGTATCATGCAATTGATGATTATCATGGACAAGGTATTAAAGACTTATTCGTATCACCTGCTAACTTTGAAGCACAAATGAAGTACTTAAAAGAAAACGGCTTTACATTACTAACTTTTGAACGATGGAACGATATAAATAAAGTAAATAAACCTATTTTCGTTACATTTGATGATGGCATGAAAAACAATATGAATGCATTTCGTATTTTACAAAAGCTAAAAGACGATACTTTTAAGCCGGCGGCAACTGAGTATATGATCGTCGATAATGTTGATGTAGAAGGCGCTCTATCCACTGTTGAAATAAAAGAAATGGTCGATTCCGGTATTTTTTCTGTACAATCCCATACAGCAACACATGCAGACTTACCGAAAATTACAAATTACGCGGAAGAATTGAAAGGATCGAAGGAAAAACTAGAAAAAATAACAGGTAAGCCTGTTATCGCTATTGCATATCCATTCGGCCATGTAGATGATAAAGTTGTAGCAGAAACAAAGAAATATTATCAATTTGCAACAACGACAAAACCTGGACAGTTCATCACAAAAGGTGAACCTGATGAGTTATTAAAAATGAAACGTGTTCGCATACACAATACGACTACAGTTGAACAATTTGCATCTTCTATTAAGTAA
- a CDS encoding NAD-dependent succinate-semialdehyde dehydrogenase, with amino-acid sequence MDKKATFVNLDQKAMYINGEWVTLQEQIEVNNPATQEIFATVPKGGVTEAKEAVDAAYEAFKSWSKLTAADRAGKLKKWFTLIDENKEEIAAIMTKEQGKPFAEALGEVNYANSFVEWYAEEGKRVYGEMIPASHPNKRILVMKQPVGVIAAITPWNFPAAMITRKVAPALAAGCTAVVKPASQTPLTALKLAELAHEAGIPKGVLNIVTGSAKAIADTWMEDGRVRKVSFTGSTEIGKELMASAAKTMKKVSLELGGHAPFIVMNDADLDKAVEAVIGSKFRNAGQTCICTNRVFVQEAVYGEFVEKFQAAVGQLKVGDGFGEGTTVGPLIDEGAIAKVQEHIEDAVQKGGEILYGGQKVAELDGYFMQPTVIGEANDTMLCMNEETFGPVAPVAKFETAQEVIERANHTPYGLAAYIFTKDISQAFQISEALEYGIIGLNDGLPSVAQAPFGGLKESGIGREGGHFGIEEYLEIKYISLGL; translated from the coding sequence TTGGATAAGAAAGCGACGTTTGTAAATTTAGATCAAAAAGCGATGTATATAAATGGAGAATGGGTTACGTTACAAGAACAAATCGAGGTTAATAATCCAGCGACGCAAGAAATATTTGCAACTGTACCGAAAGGCGGGGTTACGGAAGCGAAGGAAGCTGTTGATGCTGCATATGAAGCTTTCAAATCGTGGTCAAAATTAACAGCAGCTGATCGAGCGGGAAAATTAAAGAAGTGGTTTACACTCATTGATGAAAACAAAGAAGAAATTGCAGCGATTATGACGAAGGAACAAGGAAAGCCATTTGCAGAAGCGCTCGGTGAGGTGAATTATGCAAATAGTTTTGTTGAATGGTATGCAGAAGAAGGGAAACGAGTATACGGTGAAATGATTCCAGCTTCTCATCCGAATAAACGTATTTTAGTAATGAAACAGCCAGTTGGGGTTATTGCAGCCATTACGCCTTGGAATTTCCCAGCAGCTATGATTACGAGAAAGGTAGCTCCAGCGCTTGCGGCAGGTTGTACTGCAGTTGTGAAACCTGCCAGTCAAACGCCATTAACTGCACTGAAATTAGCTGAATTAGCACATGAAGCAGGTATTCCGAAAGGTGTTTTAAATATCGTAACAGGAAGTGCAAAAGCAATTGCAGATACGTGGATGGAGGATGGACGCGTTAGAAAGGTTTCATTTACAGGATCAACTGAAATTGGAAAAGAATTAATGGCTAGTGCTGCAAAAACGATGAAAAAAGTTTCACTTGAACTAGGTGGGCATGCTCCGTTTATTGTAATGAACGATGCTGATTTAGATAAAGCAGTAGAAGCGGTAATCGGCTCGAAATTCCGAAATGCAGGACAAACATGTATATGTACAAATCGTGTATTCGTACAAGAGGCGGTTTATGGAGAATTTGTAGAGAAGTTCCAAGCCGCAGTCGGACAGCTTAAAGTTGGAGATGGATTCGGTGAAGGAACGACTGTTGGACCACTTATTGATGAGGGTGCAATTGCAAAAGTGCAAGAGCATATTGAAGATGCTGTTCAAAAAGGTGGCGAAATTTTATATGGAGGCCAAAAAGTTGCAGAGTTAGATGGTTATTTCATGCAGCCAACTGTAATTGGGGAGGCAAATGATACAATGCTTTGTATGAACGAAGAAACATTTGGTCCAGTTGCACCTGTTGCTAAATTTGAAACAGCCCAGGAAGTAATTGAACGTGCGAATCATACGCCATATGGATTAGCTGCATATATTTTTACGAAAGATATTAGCCAAGCGTTTCAAATTAGTGAAGCATTAGAATATGGCATTATCGGTTTGAACGATGGACTTCCATCAGTTGCACAAGCACCGTTTGGTGGACTTAAAGAGAGTGGTATCGGCCGTGAAGGTGGTCACTTCGGTATCGAGGAATATTTAGAAATTAAGTATATTTCATTAGGATTATAA
- a CDS encoding NupC/NupG family nucleoside CNT transporter, with product MQYVMSVIGILAVLGLCFALSNNKSKINFRAIAIMIGLQILIGWFMFGTKIGQQIIIFIGKVFNKLIKLGTTGVDFLFNGIQRDFVFFLNVLLIIVFFSALLSIFSYLGVLPFIVRVVGGVISKITGLPRVESFHAVNSVFFGSSEALIVIKNDLQHFNKNRMFIICCSAMSSVSASVTASYVMMLDAKYVLAALPLNLFSSLIVCSLLTPVDTKKEEETVQKFDRSLFGDSFIGAMINGALDGLKVAGIVAALMIAFIGVMEVINYVISAASGAMGHAVTLQQIFGYILAPFAFLMGIPAHDIIPAGGIMGTKIVLNEFVAILDLKGVASTLSPRTVGIVTVFLISFASISQIGAIVGTIRALSEKQGSVVSKFGWKMLFASTLASILSATIAGLFI from the coding sequence ATGCAATACGTAATGAGCGTTATCGGTATTCTTGCCGTGTTAGGTTTATGCTTTGCTTTGTCAAACAACAAAAGTAAAATCAACTTCCGTGCAATTGCTATTATGATTGGTTTACAAATTTTAATCGGTTGGTTTATGTTTGGCACAAAAATTGGTCAGCAAATTATTATTTTCATTGGTAAAGTCTTCAACAAGCTAATTAAACTTGGTACGACAGGTGTCGATTTTCTCTTTAATGGAATTCAAAGAGATTTTGTCTTTTTCTTAAATGTATTATTAATTATCGTCTTTTTCTCAGCACTACTTTCTATTTTTAGTTATTTAGGTGTTTTACCATTCATCGTTCGCGTTGTCGGCGGTGTAATTTCAAAAATTACTGGTTTACCACGCGTTGAATCATTCCATGCGGTAAACTCTGTATTCTTCGGTTCAAGTGAAGCATTAATCGTTATTAAAAATGATTTACAGCATTTCAATAAAAACCGTATGTTTATCATTTGTTGTTCTGCGATGAGCTCAGTTTCTGCTTCTGTTACCGCATCATACGTTATGATGTTGGATGCGAAATATGTACTAGCAGCTCTTCCGCTAAACTTATTCTCAAGCTTAATCGTTTGTTCTTTATTAACACCAGTTGATACGAAAAAAGAAGAAGAAACAGTTCAAAAATTTGATCGAAGCCTATTCGGGGATAGCTTTATTGGTGCAATGATTAACGGTGCATTAGATGGTTTAAAAGTAGCTGGTATCGTTGCCGCATTAATGATCGCCTTCATCGGTGTGATGGAAGTTATAAACTACGTAATTAGTGCCGCTTCTGGTGCAATGGGACATGCTGTTACTTTACAACAAATCTTCGGCTATATTCTTGCTCCATTTGCATTCTTAATGGGTATTCCAGCTCATGATATTATCCCTGCTGGTGGCATCATGGGTACGAAAATTGTTTTAAATGAATTCGTAGCGATCTTAGACTTAAAAGGTGTTGCTTCAACGTTATCTCCACGTACAGTTGGAATTGTTACAGTATTCTTAATTAGCTTCGCAAGTATTAGCCAAATTGGTGCGATCGTTGGTACAATTCGTGCCCTTTCTGAAAAGCAAGGAAGCGTCGTATCGAAATTCGGTTGGAAAATGCTATTTGCATCAACACTTGCTTCTATTTTATCTGCGACAATCGCTGGATTGTTTATTTAA